One window of the Chitinophaga niabensis genome contains the following:
- a CDS encoding sigma-70 family RNA polymerase sigma factor produces MSSYDTIISLKNGDEVVFKAVFFEHHQRVYNYVLKKTNSTFLAEETRQLSFLKLWNYRHTLDENIPLLTQLFRIVRTTMIDQIRKEQTKILSLENLKAAAPGEDGFNPVSEQVEENDLKRSLAAVLNKMPVMQKKVFEMNRFQGMSYREISLSLSISVKTVETHISRALKFLKQHLSFIVFFLLFQK; encoded by the coding sequence GTGAGCAGTTACGACACGATCATTTCATTGAAAAACGGCGATGAAGTTGTATTCAAGGCTGTTTTTTTTGAACACCACCAGCGGGTGTATAATTATGTGCTGAAAAAGACCAACTCTACCTTCCTGGCTGAAGAAACCAGGCAGTTGAGTTTTCTCAAGCTATGGAACTATCGCCATACGCTGGATGAGAACATCCCCCTGCTCACCCAGCTCTTCCGGATCGTACGCACCACCATGATAGACCAGATCCGGAAAGAACAAACCAAGATCCTTTCCCTCGAAAACCTCAAAGCTGCCGCCCCCGGTGAGGATGGGTTCAACCCGGTCAGCGAACAGGTGGAAGAAAACGACCTGAAACGGTCACTGGCAGCCGTGCTCAACAAAATGCCCGTTATGCAGAAAAAGGTGTTTGAAATGAACCGTTTCCAGGGAATGAGCTACCGCGAAATATCCCTGAGCCTCTCTATTTCTGTTAAAACTGTGGAAACACATATCTCCCGGGCACTCAAATTCCTGAAGCAGCACCTCTCCTTCATTGTTTTTTTCCTGCTTTTTCAAAAATAA
- a CDS encoding RNA polymerase sigma factor yields MQDTGAESLLLHAIRQGDEKALEMVFLRYYNLLSRYAARLLKSEADGQEVAADVFLTFWEKRQSIEVKESLRQYLFAMTRHRALRLLKAKDRVPASLELTKEYEINAEPEEETPVSTDHLTAYINQLPPQRRHIFRLNKIEGLSYPEIAQRLGISEKTVKNHVYRAMLQLKELSVVLFLLYSRDNI; encoded by the coding sequence ATGCAGGATACCGGCGCAGAATCACTTTTATTGCATGCTATCCGCCAGGGTGACGAAAAAGCCCTGGAGATGGTGTTCTTACGTTATTACAACCTTTTAAGCCGTTATGCGGCAAGGTTACTCAAAAGTGAAGCGGACGGGCAGGAAGTGGCTGCTGATGTTTTTTTGACCTTCTGGGAAAAACGGCAATCCATAGAAGTGAAAGAAAGCCTGCGGCAATATCTGTTCGCCATGACCCGCCATCGTGCCCTGCGCCTCCTGAAAGCAAAGGACCGTGTGCCGGCTTCGCTGGAACTCACTAAAGAATACGAGATCAATGCCGAACCAGAGGAAGAAACCCCTGTTAGCACGGATCACCTGACCGCCTATATCAATCAACTTCCCCCGCAAAGAAGACATATCTTCCGGCTAAATAAAATAGAAGGGCTTTCTTACCCCGAGATTGCCCAAAGGCTGGGCATTTCAGAAAAAACAGTTAAGAACCATGTATACCGTGCCATGCTGCAGTTAAAGGAACTATCTGTAGTGCTTTTCCTCCTTTATTCGAGAGATAACATTTAG
- a CDS encoding TonB-dependent receptor, whose amino-acid sequence MKKKIYRMLFCLLLLCEQLNAQDTGRLKVNLQADNQPLESIFRSLEQQTGYTFAYNSREIKDKLEEKFSLKGTDRSLPGILNEITKRTGLQFKQSGSIVSVQKGTVQAAQVKEGKVSGKIVDEENGQPVFGATIRIGNTGTTTGIDGSFTISLPKGTYTATVSNIGYGSKEVSGVEVDENKTFELNVVIKRKKGQLAGVTVMSSARKEGVAALYARQKNTAEISNGISAEQISATPDKNVGDVLKRISGVSTNDNRRVVIRGIAERYNVAMLDGVTLPSTDVQVRDFEFDIIPSNLVDNIVVSKGYTPDMSFGFGGGLVQINTLTIPTKNFTNINFGAKYNDASTGKEFLGYKRGKQDYLGFDDGGRKDRFPDDLFYFQLDRYSPGRPYEDVTPPGSGLTPITPEMIAAQNEKIGGTERLGTRIYKTRPSQNYQFSLGRTYNLGKGRLGFVGSVSYRNEQNIDNISHFERGNWIKGNNTYDAKTGNEIHETVSKQYNFNTTWAALVNGGWQTKNHKIITRNFYSRGFQSRFIRTVGWGNDIGYGEDPAVLENDSPKFIELLQNKLTGEHRFGRFVIDWNLAKNKIANYEYDAVEAWLGPVKTANSTVYTHGPNSVTDPGVGSFNRAQYLYDEDNLMADAALSYQFKVGNQEQKIKGGYQYLERHGKYEWDILPIGSLNPNRFSGIPIHQWSKFFEFKDPLNDIYYYPGSFSLNNYEGKNTNTAFFGMVDNRIRKWLRLVWGMRVESYVYEEIKDATSTVSQSLEQQAEAKRRYVDPETGEIVHKYLNAATEEQKWRYLPSANLTITPLQDLNIRVSYAQSVVRPSLIENSGFSRLNPTIGRIQHNIGVLTTVIDHYDTKLEWYPAAGEVISIGYFYKYFKNPVELYLDVTNSSQSIDAITGNSDWAKIKGFEFDIRKSLGFLYPGWKPLQNIYLSGNLTLQNSEVQASRFEYNTFGEGGYDKEELNYAYRKKTLLKEKRPLYGQVPVLYNVGLLYNDSRLSLNVVFNHMGYKTFTVGMKPEYVEYERPRSQTDAQISYTFLKSRALKVKLNMSNLFDNPYRFYINSGSTYKEKDNMQNVYGFTEWSERYEWKFGFSEKYEEGYYETSADGKTKTRIGDIDTFKRRVGRSFSFSVSYSF is encoded by the coding sequence ATGAAAAAAAAGATCTACAGGATGCTATTTTGCCTGTTACTACTATGTGAGCAGTTAAATGCACAGGACACAGGCAGACTGAAAGTGAACCTGCAGGCAGACAATCAACCATTGGAAAGCATTTTTCGTTCACTGGAACAACAAACGGGTTATACGTTCGCATACAATAGCCGGGAAATAAAAGATAAACTGGAAGAGAAGTTCAGCCTTAAAGGAACGGACAGGTCTTTACCGGGAATACTTAATGAGATAACAAAACGTACCGGTCTTCAGTTTAAACAATCCGGCAGCATCGTATCCGTACAAAAAGGAACTGTACAAGCCGCGCAGGTGAAAGAAGGTAAGGTAAGCGGAAAGATTGTTGATGAAGAGAACGGGCAACCGGTATTTGGTGCTACCATCCGTATTGGTAACACAGGAACTACTACAGGTATAGACGGTTCTTTCACTATTTCCCTGCCAAAAGGAACTTATACCGCCACTGTGAGCAATATTGGTTATGGCTCCAAAGAGGTGAGCGGAGTAGAGGTGGATGAAAATAAAACCTTTGAGCTGAATGTAGTGATCAAAAGGAAAAAAGGGCAGCTGGCTGGTGTTACGGTAATGTCTTCCGCCAGGAAAGAAGGGGTGGCCGCTTTATACGCACGCCAGAAGAACACAGCAGAAATTTCGAATGGCATTTCGGCGGAACAGATCTCTGCCACACCAGATAAAAACGTAGGCGATGTGCTGAAGCGGATCTCAGGAGTAAGCACCAACGATAACCGCCGGGTAGTGATCCGCGGAATTGCAGAGCGTTATAATGTAGCGATGCTGGATGGTGTTACGCTCCCCAGTACGGATGTACAGGTGCGTGATTTTGAGTTCGACATTATTCCCAGCAACCTGGTAGATAATATCGTGGTGTCAAAAGGGTATACACCAGATATGAGCTTTGGCTTTGGTGGAGGATTGGTGCAGATCAACACGCTCACCATCCCCACTAAGAATTTCACCAATATCAACTTTGGGGCTAAATACAACGATGCCAGCACCGGAAAAGAATTCCTCGGGTACAAGCGGGGAAAGCAGGATTATCTTGGATTTGATGATGGAGGAAGAAAAGATCGCTTTCCTGATGACCTGTTTTACTTTCAGCTTGACCGCTATAGCCCGGGCAGGCCGTATGAAGATGTAACGCCTCCGGGATCAGGTCTTACGCCGATCACACCTGAAATGATTGCAGCGCAGAATGAAAAGATCGGCGGCACGGAACGCCTGGGTACGCGTATTTATAAAACCCGCCCATCGCAGAACTACCAGTTCAGTCTTGGAAGGACCTATAACCTGGGTAAAGGCCGGCTTGGTTTTGTTGGCTCAGTGAGCTACCGCAACGAACAGAATATTGATAATATCTCCCATTTCGAAAGAGGCAACTGGATAAAAGGAAACAATACTTACGATGCCAAAACAGGGAATGAGATCCATGAAACTGTAAGCAAACAATACAATTTTAATACTACCTGGGCAGCGTTGGTGAATGGTGGCTGGCAGACTAAAAACCATAAGATCATTACCCGGAATTTTTATTCCCGCGGATTTCAAAGCCGTTTCATCCGTACCGTAGGCTGGGGTAACGATATCGGCTACGGAGAGGATCCCGCTGTACTGGAAAACGACAGCCCCAAGTTTATAGAACTGCTGCAGAACAAACTCACCGGTGAGCACAGATTCGGACGTTTTGTAATAGACTGGAACCTGGCGAAGAACAAGATTGCCAATTACGAGTACGATGCGGTTGAAGCATGGTTAGGACCTGTAAAAACAGCTAACTCCACGGTGTATACACATGGTCCCAATAGCGTTACCGATCCGGGTGTAGGATCTTTTAACAGGGCACAGTACCTGTATGATGAGGATAACCTGATGGCAGACGCTGCACTCAGCTATCAGTTCAAAGTAGGCAACCAGGAGCAAAAGATCAAAGGTGGTTACCAATACCTGGAGCGCCATGGTAAATATGAGTGGGACATTCTGCCAATTGGTTCATTGAACCCCAACCGCTTCAGTGGCATCCCTATACATCAATGGTCTAAGTTTTTCGAATTTAAAGATCCTTTAAACGACATCTATTATTATCCCGGAAGTTTTTCTCTGAACAATTACGAGGGGAAAAACACCAATACAGCATTTTTTGGGATGGTGGACAATCGTATCCGCAAATGGTTACGGCTGGTATGGGGAATGAGGGTTGAATCATATGTATATGAAGAAATAAAGGACGCCACCAGTACTGTCAGCCAATCGCTGGAACAGCAGGCAGAAGCAAAAAGACGTTACGTGGACCCTGAAACAGGGGAGATTGTACACAAGTACCTGAATGCTGCTACCGAAGAGCAAAAATGGCGATACCTTCCTTCCGCAAACCTTACCATCACACCCCTGCAGGACCTTAACATCCGGGTTTCCTATGCGCAGTCCGTTGTAAGGCCTTCGCTGATCGAGAACTCCGGTTTCTCCCGCCTTAATCCAACCATCGGCCGCATTCAGCATAATATAGGCGTATTAACCACTGTTATTGATCACTATGATACAAAACTGGAATGGTATCCTGCTGCAGGAGAAGTAATATCAATAGGGTATTTCTACAAATATTTTAAGAACCCCGTGGAATTATACCTGGATGTTACCAACTCAAGCCAGTCGATTGATGCCATCACGGGTAACTCAGACTGGGCTAAAATTAAAGGTTTCGAATTCGACATTCGCAAAAGCCTCGGCTTTTTATATCCCGGATGGAAACCGCTGCAAAACATATATCTGAGCGGTAACCTTACACTGCAGAATTCAGAAGTGCAGGCCAGCAGGTTCGAGTATAATACCTTCGGTGAAGGTGGTTATGATAAAGAAGAATTAAACTATGCATACCGTAAAAAAACACTGCTGAAAGAAAAACGTCCGCTGTACGGCCAGGTGCCCGTTCTGTATAATGTAGGTTTATTGTACAATGATAGCCGGTTAAGTTTGAATGTGGTATTCAATCACATGGGCTATAAAACCTTTACAGTGGGTATGAAGCCGGAATATGTGGAATATGAACGCCCGCGTAGCCAGACGGATGCACAGATCAGTTATACTTTCCTCAAAAGCCGGGCATTAAAAGTGAAACTGAACATGAGTAACCTGTTTGATAATCCTTATCGTTTTTATATCAATTCCGGCAGCACCTATAAAGAGAAGGATAATATGCAGAATGTGTATGGTTTCACAGAGTGGTCCGAGCGCTACGAATGGAAATTTGGTTTTTCTGAAAAGTATGAAGAAGGATATTATGAAACTTCTGCAGATGGAAAAACGAAGACCCGTATCGGGGATATAGACACCTTTAAAAGGAGGGTGGGCCGTTCTTTCAGTTTCTCTGTTTCTTATTCATTTTAA
- a CDS encoding FecR family protein — protein MSKEKELDWDLISKIQEGTATQEESLRWEALTRQQAAYAALIPWLRRVQEEQQDKNSPYYAMDAWENFKTKLPAKQPVFYLWPKAAAIAAAVALIFSLGWWLYPAPEKTATALLTYTVPNGQRKLITLPDSTQIWINAGSLVKVPAEAPSREIYLEGEGFFEVREDASHPFIVHTPEATVHVLGTSFNIEAYNQAPVAVTVATGKVQFSNKNGQSITLTQNQRAIWIAGAFQTTGTDASLYNGWRQGVLQFNDDPLLKVIATLERRFNVPMKVTGVIGKDQYCTAKFAAGESLDNILESLHHIYGLTITRKEGAIFIQPKKK, from the coding sequence ATGTCAAAGGAAAAAGAACTGGATTGGGACCTGATCTCTAAAATACAGGAAGGAACCGCCACACAGGAGGAATCTTTAAGATGGGAGGCGCTTACCCGCCAACAGGCAGCATATGCTGCATTGATCCCCTGGCTGCGCCGTGTACAGGAAGAGCAGCAGGATAAAAACTCTCCTTATTATGCCATGGATGCTTGGGAGAATTTCAAAACGAAACTCCCCGCCAAACAACCTGTCTTCTATTTATGGCCAAAAGCAGCAGCCATCGCGGCAGCGGTTGCGCTCATCTTCAGTTTGGGCTGGTGGTTATATCCTGCACCCGAAAAAACAGCTACTGCACTGCTCACTTATACTGTTCCTAACGGTCAGAGAAAACTTATTACACTGCCAGATAGCACGCAGATCTGGATCAATGCAGGCTCATTAGTTAAAGTGCCGGCTGAAGCCCCTTCCCGGGAGATCTATTTGGAAGGAGAAGGCTTTTTTGAAGTGCGGGAAGATGCTTCCCATCCTTTCATAGTGCATACCCCGGAAGCCACAGTTCATGTACTGGGAACTTCTTTTAATATAGAAGCTTATAACCAGGCCCCTGTTGCAGTAACGGTAGCAACTGGTAAGGTGCAGTTTTCCAATAAAAACGGCCAATCCATTACCCTCACGCAAAATCAACGCGCTATATGGATAGCAGGGGCATTTCAAACCACCGGAACGGATGCTTCCCTGTATAATGGATGGCGGCAAGGTGTATTGCAGTTCAATGACGACCCATTGCTAAAAGTGATTGCCACACTGGAACGCAGGTTTAATGTACCTATGAAAGTAACCGGGGTAATAGGGAAGGACCAATACTGCACAGCTAAGTTTGCTGCCGGGGAATCTCTTGATAACATCCTGGAAAGCCTACATCATATCTACGGATTAACAATCACCCGGAAAGAAGGCGCCATCTTCATTCAACCAAAGAAAAAATAA
- a CDS encoding FecR domain-containing protein has protein sequence MITQALLERFLKNECTAAERQLILRYIEEHPGAVEQLLPEHEFEAEHSEPDIAQSEHLYRSLHHTLFRRKTIIRRLKWGVAAAACIALVISLFLIGAPGKKATQLAVSEEGNGMLKMLNTGTGKMMFTLPDSSTVELNPGSSVEYRNQFMSTKNRIVYLKGTGLFNVSQNASHPFTVMSDALATTVLGTSFIVTAEEQADVIKVHLLTGKVVVQSSDSRKDYYLQPGDLLTYNKHTFLASVRSTTAPEFAEASVTTGSKGKASLKPDWYNFGGQPLTQVFEQLSSYYGIEINYLASEVSNRYFTGKFSDQDSVDVILKDISLMHDLSLKKVQGVYIMRKKK, from the coding sequence ATGATCACACAAGCGTTACTGGAACGTTTCCTGAAAAATGAATGCACGGCGGCAGAACGGCAGCTTATACTCCGGTATATAGAAGAACATCCCGGAGCGGTTGAACAACTGCTTCCCGAACATGAATTTGAAGCGGAACACAGTGAACCGGATATCGCTCAATCCGAACATTTATACAGATCGTTACATCATACTCTCTTCCGCCGGAAAACCATCATCCGCAGGCTGAAATGGGGCGTTGCTGCTGCAGCATGCATCGCTTTGGTGATCAGCCTCTTCCTGATCGGGGCTCCCGGCAAAAAAGCCACACAATTGGCTGTTTCGGAAGAAGGGAATGGCATGCTCAAAATGCTCAACACAGGCACTGGGAAAATGATGTTCACCTTACCGGATTCATCTACTGTTGAGTTAAACCCCGGAAGTTCCGTTGAATACCGGAACCAGTTCATGTCAACCAAAAACCGTATAGTGTATTTAAAAGGAACAGGTCTTTTTAACGTCAGCCAGAATGCTTCACATCCTTTCACGGTAATGAGCGATGCACTCGCTACCACCGTGCTGGGTACTTCCTTTATCGTTACTGCAGAAGAGCAGGCGGATGTGATCAAAGTACATCTCCTTACGGGTAAAGTGGTGGTACAGTCTTCAGACAGCAGAAAAGATTATTATCTGCAGCCCGGAGACCTGCTGACCTATAACAAACACACATTCCTGGCGAGCGTCAGATCAACCACCGCTCCTGAATTTGCGGAAGCCTCCGTTACTACCGGCAGCAAAGGCAAGGCCAGCCTGAAGCCCGACTGGTACAATTTCGGAGGTCAGCCGCTCACACAGGTATTTGAACAGCTCAGCAGCTACTACGGCATTGAGATCAACTACCTGGCGTCTGAAGTAAGCAACCGCTATTTCACGGGGAAATTCTCTGATCAGGATTCTGTAGATGTAATTCTGAAAGACATTTCGCTGATGCACGACCTGAGCCTGAAAAAAGTACAAGGCGTTTACATTATGAGAAAGAAGAAATAA
- a CDS encoding SusC/RagA family TonB-linked outer membrane protein, protein MRKNKFTYSSFFCLLIGLLMPVTLWAQSGKTDVAGIVKNTFGAPLSNVTVTVANLQTNYTAGTQTDSNGVFRFSSLQAGTDYTFTFSSVGFTRQVIEHNVLKGGTVFSLSVKMMEATFSLNDVVVVGYGRQNKTSATGAISTVKGSEIIKAPVPNITAALAGRVAGISARPNGGVPGQDNPDIRVRGIATTGSNGALIVIDGIIRNNINQVDPNAIESVTVLKDAAAVAPYGLGGANGVILITTKRGKSGAPRLSLGSYYGWQRPTQPPHMLNAKDYMILKNEGNVNSGLQPEFAADLIADYDKLHAENPDRYPSSNAQKELVRLNTPQQNHNLQLSGGNDKIQYYAGLNYYNQKGIAAPLDYTRYSYNISLDVNATNTTKVSLSLNGAEETNQTSPNPQGISYIPTKAIYYSNGLWGESGGYSPAGDLNSGSYNRIYTSTLLSILSIEQQLPFIKGLSIKGTFSYDPTHSSGKTWSRPSYYYLYNPATTPASYTKTLLGDGITSLSQSYNRGQNFTYQGYLNYKNSFGNHSVTGLLVAEARNNKGSSLSASRRGFSVNVDELDLGTSNRLNFNNGGSSGTGSQIGYVYRLNYAYADKYLLEATGRYDGHYFFAPGKRWAYFPAFSAGWRLSEERFIRDNITWVDNLKLRGSWGKSGNLAGQAFQYLPAYNLFGNAYAFGTGNLVQGSAVPRESNPNITWEKSTKTDIGLEASLWKGKLNFELDVFREKRTGMLLPPAITVPVEYGLSLAQENAGAMENKGIEVVLGTTRTLRNGLQLGVNGNFSYAKNKLLQVFETNATYNNPERRRTGRQLNTPFGYKALGLFTTAEDVNKDGVINAQDGYTITQFGTLRPGDVKYADINGDGRIDGNDETVVGYPVYPQITYGINFIASWKGFDMTLFFQGAALASLNTQGYQTVPFRINNTNTSYEYYNNRWTPDNQDARYPRAYASKNTNNTTNPLNGDGFGPMSSSIWMKNTGFLRLKTGVLGYTLPSSLSNRIHMQSLRFYVSGQNLFTISDLKFMDPETGYSQREEAYPVQKTLIFGLNVNF, encoded by the coding sequence ATGAGAAAGAACAAATTTACCTATTCCTCATTTTTCTGCCTCCTCATCGGCCTGCTGATGCCGGTAACATTATGGGCACAAAGCGGGAAGACGGATGTGGCCGGCATTGTTAAGAATACTTTCGGCGCGCCACTCTCCAATGTTACCGTAACGGTAGCCAACTTACAAACCAATTATACTGCGGGCACGCAGACAGATAGCAATGGTGTATTCCGGTTCTCCAGCCTTCAGGCTGGTACCGACTATACCTTCACCTTTTCCAGCGTCGGATTTACACGCCAGGTAATAGAGCACAACGTGCTCAAAGGAGGTACTGTTTTCTCCCTCTCCGTTAAAATGATGGAAGCTACTTTTTCATTGAACGATGTAGTGGTGGTAGGTTACGGCAGACAGAATAAAACTTCTGCCACAGGCGCCATTTCCACGGTAAAAGGAAGTGAGATCATTAAAGCACCTGTTCCCAATATCACTGCTGCCCTCGCTGGCCGCGTTGCAGGTATCAGTGCAAGACCAAATGGTGGTGTACCCGGGCAGGACAATCCGGATATCCGTGTACGCGGTATTGCCACTACAGGCAGTAATGGTGCATTGATTGTGATCGATGGTATTATCAGGAATAATATCAACCAGGTAGATCCCAACGCCATTGAATCCGTTACCGTATTGAAAGATGCTGCTGCTGTTGCGCCTTATGGCCTCGGTGGTGCAAACGGTGTAATACTCATCACTACCAAACGCGGAAAAAGTGGAGCCCCCAGGTTATCACTCGGCAGTTATTATGGCTGGCAAAGACCAACCCAACCGCCACACATGCTGAATGCAAAGGATTACATGATTCTCAAGAACGAAGGCAATGTCAACTCCGGCCTGCAGCCTGAATTTGCAGCTGACCTGATCGCCGACTACGATAAACTTCATGCGGAAAATCCTGACCGGTATCCCAGCAGCAATGCACAAAAGGAACTGGTAAGGTTAAACACACCGCAACAGAATCATAACCTGCAGTTATCCGGTGGTAATGATAAAATACAGTATTATGCCGGGCTGAACTATTATAATCAGAAGGGTATTGCAGCACCACTGGACTATACGCGTTACAGTTACAACATTTCACTGGATGTAAACGCAACCAACACTACCAAAGTAAGCCTTTCGCTGAATGGTGCTGAAGAAACAAACCAAACGAGCCCCAATCCACAGGGTATCTCTTACATCCCCACCAAAGCCATTTATTACAGCAATGGATTGTGGGGTGAATCTGGTGGTTACTCTCCTGCAGGTGATCTGAACAGCGGTTCCTACAACAGGATCTATACCAGCACACTGCTGAGCATCCTGTCCATCGAGCAACAATTGCCTTTTATAAAAGGATTAAGCATTAAGGGTACTTTCAGCTATGACCCTACCCATTCATCAGGCAAAACATGGAGCCGCCCATCTTATTATTATCTGTACAATCCTGCCACAACACCGGCTTCGTATACAAAAACATTACTGGGCGATGGTATTACCTCTCTCAGCCAAAGCTATAACCGCGGCCAGAATTTCACCTACCAGGGTTATCTGAATTACAAGAACAGCTTCGGGAATCACAGCGTTACCGGTTTGCTGGTAGCGGAAGCACGCAATAATAAAGGCAGCAGTCTTTCTGCATCCAGGCGTGGTTTCAGTGTGAATGTAGATGAGCTTGACCTGGGTACTTCCAACCGCCTGAACTTCAACAATGGCGGATCATCCGGTACCGGCAGCCAGATTGGTTATGTGTATCGTTTGAACTATGCCTATGCCGATAAATATTTACTGGAAGCTACCGGCAGATACGATGGCCATTACTTCTTTGCACCGGGTAAACGCTGGGCTTACTTCCCTGCTTTCTCAGCAGGATGGCGGCTTTCTGAAGAACGTTTTATCAGAGACAATATCACCTGGGTAGACAATCTTAAACTCCGCGGCAGTTGGGGTAAATCCGGTAACCTTGCCGGCCAGGCTTTCCAATACCTGCCTGCGTATAACCTGTTCGGCAATGCCTATGCGTTTGGTACCGGCAACCTGGTACAAGGCTCTGCCGTTCCAAGAGAATCCAATCCCAACATTACCTGGGAAAAATCCACCAAAACAGATATCGGCCTGGAAGCTTCTCTGTGGAAGGGCAAGCTGAACTTTGAACTGGATGTGTTCCGGGAAAAGAGAACTGGCATGTTATTACCGCCTGCTATTACCGTTCCGGTGGAATATGGTTTGAGCCTTGCGCAGGAGAATGCCGGTGCAATGGAGAACAAGGGTATTGAAGTGGTATTGGGTACCACCCGTACATTAAGGAACGGCCTCCAACTGGGTGTGAATGGTAACTTCAGTTATGCCAAAAACAAACTGCTGCAGGTATTTGAAACAAATGCTACTTACAACAATCCCGAACGCAGAAGAACAGGCCGCCAGTTGAATACACCTTTCGGTTATAAAGCCCTGGGGCTTTTCACCACAGCGGAGGATGTAAATAAAGACGGCGTTATCAATGCACAGGATGGTTATACCATCACACAGTTCGGCACACTGCGCCCGGGTGATGTGAAGTATGCGGATATCAACGGCGATGGCAGAATTGATGGTAATGATGAAACAGTGGTGGGTTATCCTGTTTATCCACAGATCACTTACGGTATCAACTTCATTGCAAGCTGGAAAGGTTTTGATATGACCTTGTTCTTCCAGGGAGCAGCACTGGCCAGTCTCAACACCCAGGGTTACCAAACCGTGCCTTTCCGCATCAATAACACCAATACTTCCTACGAGTATTATAACAACCGCTGGACACCGGATAATCAGGATGCAAGGTACCCGCGTGCCTATGCCTCCAAGAATACCAACAATACCACCAATCCTTTGAATGGTGATGGTTTTGGCCCGATGTCTTCCTCCATATGGATGAAGAACACCGGCTTCCTCCGGTTAAAAACAGGCGTACTGGGTTATACCTTACCTTCTTCCCTCTCTAACAGGATCCATATGCAATCTTTGCGGTTCTATGTTTCCGGGCAGAACCTGTTCACCATCAGCGACCTGAAGTTCATGGATCCCGAAACCGGTTACTCACAACGTGAGGAAGCTTACCCGGTACAGAAGACACTCATTTTCGGCCTGAACGTTAATTTCTAA